Proteins from a genomic interval of Geotrypetes seraphini chromosome 7, aGeoSer1.1, whole genome shotgun sequence:
- the LOC117363275 gene encoding scavenger receptor cysteine-rich domain-containing group B protein-like, with product MSDSAPLPQLGFLFLDKDAKDLSLLENEGITAPHFPHGMKSGSVRLVNGNSSCQGRVEVLYQSLWGTVCDDDWDHTNAQVVRKQVGCGEAIMATSLSYFGYGTGPIFLDNVDCDGTEMDLADCFNLGWGQHNCGHHEDAGVICQGECLIGNAERKPLANRMVQIPHS from the exons ATGTCTGATTCTGCCCCATTGCCACAGCTGGGATTTCTCTTTCTAGATAAAGATGCCAAGGACCTGTCTTTGCTGGAAAATGAAGGAATTACAGCACCCCATTTTCCTCATGGAATGAAAA GTGGCAGCGTCAGGCTGGTGAATGGAAATAGCAGTTGCCAAGGAAGAGTGGAGGTCCTTTACCAAAGCCTCTGGGGAACAGTTTGCGATGATGACTGGGATCACACAAATGCCCAGGTGGTACGCAAGCAGGTGGGCTGTGGGGAAGCCATCATGGCTACTAGCCTCAGTTACTTTGGCTATGGCACTGGGCCCATCTTCCTGGACAATGTGGACTGTGATGGGACAGAGATGGACTTGGCAGATTGCTTCAACCTAGGATGGGGCCAACACAACTGTGGGCACCATGAGGATGCCGGTGTCATATGCCAAGGTGAATGTCTGATCGGTAATGCAGAAAGGAAACCTCTAGCCAATAGAATGGTTCAAATTCCCCACTCCTGA